The following nucleotide sequence is from Alkalihalobacillus sp. LMS39.
GAAGTGTCCTTCATAAAGGCAATGAAGGACAAAACGAGAGGAAAAGTGAGAGGAAGTGTTCTTCATAAAGGAGATGAAGGACAAAACGAAGAGAAAACCGAAAAGAACTCCCTTTTATTAAAGCGCAAAAGGACAAACCCGTTCAATATGTGAAACGGGTTTGTCCTTTCTTTAACATATAAGAAAGCAAACGTTTTGGTATAGCACTGAAGCTTTGAAATCTTATTCTAGAAGAGCGAAGACTCCTCACAAGCTCCCGCGTTTTTCTTTATCAAAGGCTTTTCCTCTTCTAACATCCTCCAATTCATCTTACGTAAACAATGCTTGCAATGCTTCTCCGTAATTTCCTGTGACTACCCCTTTTTCAGTAATAATCCCGGTTATAAGGTGTGAGGGTGTCACATCAAAAGCAGGATTAAACACTGGAATATCAGTAGGGGCAATGACTTCATTTTGAATCTGACGAATTTCGTCAGGGTGACGCTCCTCAATTTCAATGTCATCTCCTGTTCTAGTTGCTAAATCAATAGTGGATAATGGGGCAGCGATATAAAACGGAATGCCTAATGCTTGAGCGATAATGGCAATGCCATATGTCCCAATTTTATTAGCAGTATCGCCGTTCGCAGCCACTCGGTCAGCCCCAACGATGACAGCATTAATCGACTTTGTCTTCATCGTATGAGCTACCATATTATCTGTTATAAGTGTCACATCAACCCCTAGATTTTGAAGCTCCCATGCGGTTAGGCGAGCTCCTTGCAGTACAGGGCGAGTCTCGGTCGCGTATGCGCGTAACGATAAGCCACGTTCTTTTCCGAGATAAAAAGGAGAAAGGGCTGTCCCGTATTTCGCTGTAGCGATTCCACCTGCATTGCAATGAGTTAAGACTGTATCTCCATCTTTAAGGAAGGTCCATGCATGTTCTCCGATTTGTCGACAAACTTCTTCGTCTTCTCGGTCAATCCGAATGGCTTCCTCAACAAGTTGAGCTTGTGCTTGCTCGATAGAATCCGTGTTTTTTATTGATGAAACAAGGCGCTCTAACGCCCAAAAAAGATTAACGGCAGTAGGACGAGCAGAGCATAAATAGTCTTTTTGCACGTTGAGTTTTTGTTTAAACTCTTCCACGCTATCAAACGTCGCTTGAGATGCCCATAAGGCTAACCCGTAACTAGCTGTAATCCCAATAGCAGGGGCGCCACGCACTTTTAATTCAAAAATACTATCCCATACAGCTTCAATTGTGCGAAGAGTAATAAATTCCGTTTTCTTTGGGAGTAACCGTTGATCGAGTAAAATAATTGAATCTGTTTGCCATTCCACTGCACGAATTGTCATGCTTCTTTCACAACCTTTATGACGTTTTTCATCGAATCTATTTCATGACGAGTTAAAATAAGTTGTTTTCCAAGTCGTAACGCTTGTTTCTTGACTTGCTCTTTGATTTGCTCTTCTGGGATGCTTTCAATATCTTCAACATGGGCAAGTCCAATGACTCTCCTAATAATTTTACAACCGGCAAAGCCGATAGCATCCGCAAAAACTTGAGCTAGGAAAGCTTGTCGGAATTCTTTTTCTTGGAATAATGGGTCTGTACCATGTGTTTCCCATAACGAATGAAACTCACTTTCAAATGTGCCCCATACATCTTCCAATAAGGTTAATAAATAGTGTCGGTATGAAGTTAATGGCTCTTGATGAGAGGCATGCCCAATTTGTGATACATAATTTAAGCAAATATTAGCAATAAAAGCACCAAGGTCAAAGCCAATTGGACCAACAAAAGCAAACTCAGGGTCAATTACTTTTGTTTCTTCTGTACTAGAAAAAATACTTCCTGTATGCAAATCCCCATGAATTAAAGCTTCACTATGAGTTAGAAAGGTATGCTTTAATAAAGCCACTTCTTTTAATAAATCACGGTCACTCCAGATGACATCCGCAATAAACGGACGGAGCGACTCTGGGAAGTCATTTGTATCATGGTCAAAGTATGGATCTGTAAAAACGAGGTCTTCTGTAATTTTACATAACTCAGGGTTTGCAAATGTCGCTTGGAGTTGTTTCTTTTCTTGCTGGTCCATGCCGAAATCCGAAGTGAAAAATAAAGTGTGAGCTAAATACAACCCGATATCCTTTGCGACATTTGGATAGTGATTTCCTTGGATTAACCCTTTTCTCATAATAACAAGATGAGATAAGTCATCCATAACGGTTACTGCTTGTTCATCATTTGAATAATGAACTTTAGGGACAAATTGCGGTAATAAAGAATATGCCTTTTCAAGGGCTTCACTTTCAATTCGGGCTCGATCTAATGTGAGCGGCCAGCTTGTACCTACCACTTTCGCGTATGGTAGTGCTTGTTTAATAATATAAGAATGATTTGATTCTTGATGAGAGACTCGAAAAACTAGATTTAAGTTACCATCCCCAATTTCTTGGCAAAAGACAGAATCAGTTTCGGCAAAAAGTCCAATCGACTGAAGAAGTGATACAGCAGTCTCCTCTGTAAGTGGTTGATATTCTTTATATTCACGTTTCATTGACATCCTCCCCATCCCATAAGAAAAACCCTCTTGTCGATACGACAAAGAGGGTTGAATAATAGACTTCATCCCTCTTATCTTTCAGAGCCGTTTGCTCTGTTGGAAGTAGCACCATAGCGTTATAGCCGGTTGCCGGGCGTCATCGGTCCAAATCCCTCAGCCTTCTCTTGATAAGAGTTTTACATATGATTGAAATCATAACTGGCGAAAGTGAAATTGTCAATTAGATTCAGAAAAATTTGTTAATTTTTTTGTTAAAAGGAAGAAATGTATGGGAGAAGTTGAAACGGTGAGGATAATAGTATTGACATTACAGAAAAAACAATAGATAATCATCACAAAATCTAAGAGCGTGATAAAGCAAAGCGAAGGGTGGATAAATCGTGGGACAAGTTATCGCTACATATCGAGTAGCTGACTCGAAAAACTTAGAAAAAAAAGCTCAATCCATTGCCATTGGTCTAACGGTTGGTTCTTGGACAGACTTACCGCTCGTGTTGAAAGAGCAAATGAAAAAGCATAAAGGAACGGTTGTTTCCACAACTGAAACAGCTTCAGGGCACGGCGAAATTAAAATTTCATACCCTAGTGCAAATTATACAAATGATTTGCCGGCCATTTTGACAACAACATTTGGAAAGCTTTCGCTTGATGGAAAAATCAAACTTATCGATTTAGAGTTGTCAGACGATTTAAAATCAACATACCCTGGTCCGCAGTTTGGAATCGATGGCATTCGATCAATGCTCGACAGTCATGAAAGACCGTTATTAATGAGCATTTTTAAAGGGGTCATTGGTCGCGATTTATCTTATTTGCAAGAACAAATGAAAGAGCAGGGATTAGGCGGTGTTGACGTCGTTAAAGATGATGAGATTTTATTTGAAAATGAGTTAACACCTTTAACAGACAGAGTAAAGGTTTGTAAAGAAGCATTAAGACAAAGCTATGAGCAAACAGGAAAAAGGACCTTATACGCAGTGAATATTACCGGAAGAACGTATTCCATTGTTGACCAAGCAAAGCGTGCAGTGGAGGCAGGAGCAGATGCCTTATTATTTAATGTGTTTTCCTATGGTCTTGATGTACTCCAAGCTTTGGCAGAAGAAAAAGAAATTCACGTTCCGATTATGGCGCATCCGGCTATGTCAGGGGCTTTTATTTCTTCTCCTGAGTATGGATTTTCGCCAGCATTACTTTTAGGAAAATTGTTGCGTGTCGTAGGGGCTGACTTTGTTCTTTTTCCATCACCATATGGGTCGGTTGCGATGGAGAAAGAAGCTACTCTTGGCATTGCAAAAAATTTAACGAGAGCGGATGGGCATTTTAAAACGGCATTTCCTGTACCGTCAGCAGGTATTCATCCGGGGTTAGTTCCTCAACTATTCGCTGATTTTGGTGTAGATAGTATTATTAATGCCGGTGGAGGAATTCATGGCCATCCAGACGGAACAGCAGCAGGGGCGAAAGCGTTTGTGGCGGCTATTGAAGGAACGTTAAGAAATGAATCACTAGAAGATACTGCTAAAGGAAGTGAAGAACTTGCCAAAGCACTCAACATATGGGGAGTTGGAAAATAAAGAAATCGTAATTTTTTGTGATTTCGATGGGACAATTACAAACAATGATAACATTATTGAAATTATGAAAAAGTTTGCTCCACCCGAGTGGTTATTAATCGTTGAAGAAATTTTAGCGAAAAAGAAGTCACTTCAAGATGGAGTAGGAGAGATGTTTGCTTTATTACCAACATCTCAGAAAGACGATATTATTAATTTTACGCTCGAACAAGCGGAAATTCGCAATGGGTTTGAAGACTTTGTCCAATTTACGAGTGACAAGGGAATTGAGTTGAATGTCGTAAGTGGAGGAATTGACTTTTTCGTGGAACCTTTGTTAGAAAAGTATCCGTTGCCTATTTATTGTAATGAGGCAAATTTCTCTAGTGATACGATAAAAATTGAATGGCCACATCCATGTGATGAGTATTGTCAAAATGAATGTGGATGTTGTAAGCCATCGATTATTCGAAAATTGAGCAAAGGTAAATTCCGCATCGTTATTGGGGATTCCATTAGTGATTTGCAAGCTGCAAAGCAAGCGGATTTAGTTATTGCAAGAGACTACTTACTTGCAGAATGCAAACAATTACAATTACCTTATCAACCATTTGAAAGCTTCTATGATGTCATTGATATCTTAAAGCAAATCGAGGTGACGTCGTGAAACAACAATGGAAAGAAATTGCTGACATAAAAAGAGAACTAGGACAACGACAATGGTTTCCCGGTACAAGTGGCAACTTGTCGATTAAAGTGAGTGATGACCCTTTAACTTGTCTTGTGTCTGTTAGTGGGAAAGATAAATATAAAGAAACGAACGAAGACTTTGTCCTAGTTGATGAGGAAGGACAATCAATTGATTCAACGTTAAAGCCTTCAGCTGAAACAGTCATTCACTTAGAAGTGTATAAAAAAACTACGGCTCAGTGTAGTTTGCATGTTCACACTGTTGAAAACAATGTTATCTCTGAGTTATATGCTTCAAAAGGGGCGGTGACTTTTAACAATCAAGAATTAATTAAAGCCTTTGGGATTTGGGATGAAGATGGAGAAATTGTGATTCCTATCGTTGAAAACATTCACGATTTACCAAAGCTAGCAAACGAAATAAAAGAAGTTATTACACCTGAAACAAAAGCTGTTTTAATACGTAATCATGGGATAACCGCATGGGGAGATAGTGCATTTGAGGCAAAGCGTCATTTAGAAGCCTGTGAATTTTTATTTTCGTATCATCTGACATTAATGCAAGCAAAAGCAAATTTTAAATAGGGGGAGAGAAGATGGCTGTAATTAAAGTTAGAAATAGTGGAGAAGTCATTGAAGGTGTTGAAAAAGTAGGTGCTTTCTTAGAATCACAAGGTGTGTTATATGAGCATTGGGATATGGGGAAATTACCTACTCCATTAAAAGAAAAATTTACGTTATCCGATGAGGAAAAACAAGAGATTTTAACGGCGTTTGATCCGGAAATTCGTTCGCTTGCGGAAAGAAGAAATTATGGCAATTGGGATATCGTTGCTCTTTCTGATGCGACACCAAACTTAGAAGACCTATTAAAGAAATTTGAACAGGTGCATACTCATACGGATGATGAAGTCCGGGCGATTACAGCTGGACATGGTATTTTTATTGTAAAAGGAAATGATAACTTAGGATATTTTGATATTGAATTGGAAGCGGGTGACGTTATTTCAGTACCCGAACATACTCCCCATTTCTTTACGCTGATGGATGATCGACAGGTCGTGGCTGTTCGGTTATTCATTGATACGGATGGATGGGTAGCACATCCATATGAAGAAAAAGAACATCAAGTGTAAAAGAAGAGGGACCGAGATGAAACATAAAGTTTGTGTCATTCTGGTTATTGCACTCATTTTTTCGGTTGTACTGCCAACTCAAGGACAAGCTTTTCAACAACAAGATGATATTATTATTACCACTGAGCATGTTGCAGAAATAGTTTCAAGTTTATTGCAATTCGATGAAAGCGCAAAAGTTCTGATCTTTTTTGCTGCAACAGTATTCTTAACTCAACTCTCATCGTTTCAACGATTTCTTGATTCTTTTATTCCACTCTTGCTTAAACAAAAAAGGTTAATGCCAATTAAACGGCAAAGCACCGCGTTCGCTCCTTTCTTTTCTTAGCAAAGATTAGGAAAGGAGAGACGAAGGATGGAAAAGGAAAAAAAAGAACAGGAAATCATCGTAAAAGAAGCCATAAATGGTGTTGTTGTAGGTATACTGATGATGACAGTTGTCTTTTTACTTGCTCATTTCGTTTTTGATATGCCGTTTTTCCCATAATACAAATAGAGGTTGGGACATCGTTAAATGACGTATGGCCCAACCTTTTTACGACAGTTGTTTTAACTGAATGAGAAGTCATGAAATACTAGTCTTTTTACATAGTTTTTTTTTCAACATTATGGTATATTAATAGTAAATTCCCCACAAAAAACCCCTCAGTTCATCAAATTTAGCCACAACAAACAAAAATCCATTGGTAGAGAGATAGACAAGGAAAGGAGAATACGCTTGGAAAAGCTCAAGTATTTAAATGATCGTGAGCTAGAACAGGTAAAACAATTGCAAGAAAAAATGAATGAGGCTGATACTTATAATGAATCGAAAAAGTATATTACAGAGATTACCCTCATTATTGAAAAAGCAAGAATCCGTTATATGGAAAATAGGAAAAAAGAAATTCAATAACCGTTTTTATTGCCACATATCCATTAGGGAAAACAGGCATATACGATTACCGTTTTCCCTAGAGGATACTAGGCTTTTGGTTTCTTCCATTTTATATACCACCAAAACCCTACTATAAATAAACATAACAAAACAATCCCATACAAGCTGTACTTTACAATATATCCTTCAATAACATACCACCTATATCCTAATTCATGACCTAAAATGAGAAAGGCGTTTACCCATAAAAGGGCACCAGAGTATGCATACAATGCAAATCGCTTAAAATTATATCTTGAAATCCCTGCAACATAGCCTGTGACATGACGTATACCTGGAATGAAAAAACCAATAAACAACAGGACTGGGCCGTATTTTTGAAATTTTTCTTGAACAAAAGAAATTCTTTTATATGTGATTTTAATTTTGGGGCCATATTTAAGCAAAAATGGCAACCCAAGTCGTGCCCCTAAATAATAACTTAATGAAATTCCGCCAATAGCTCCAATGGAAGCTGATAAAAAAGAGAGCATAAACGTTAATTTTCCCTTATAAATATAAAACCCGATAAATGTTAATAACACTTCATCAGGGATAGGTAAACCTACAATACCACCTAATAAAATTAGAATAATAGCAAGATAGCCATAATTCGATAGAAAATACTCAAACAGTTCCATATGATACCCCATTTACTATGAAAACCAAATCAATTTCATACGACATTTCTTCTTATCCATTTTAAACATTTAGTGAACAAATAACCATGATTATTCAAAGAACTTTCGATAAATTTTTATATCCATTGACAATCTTCATCCCTATCGTTACTTTTGATACAAAGGGAAAAGGGGGGATTTGTATGTTTACTAAAATTTTGCTTGCTGCTGATGGTTCTGAACATTCTATAATAGCAGCTGAGAAAGCGATTTCGATTGCCAAAGGGAATGAACAGGCTAAAATAACAGTGCTATATGTTGTCGATGGGCACACATCAAAAGCAGATGTTCTTAGAAACTGGGATGCCTTAGGGATAAAAGAAAACAGAAAGGCAAAGCTTAAAAAAATAGAAGTTCAAGCGAACAAGGAAAACGTGCCATTCGAAGTGAAAATTATTCGAGGTGAACCAGGACCTTCGATAGTTAAATATGCAAATGAAAATCATTTTGACCTTGTCGTCATCGGGAGTCGCGGTTTAAATGCCCTTCAAGAAATGGTACTAGGCAGTGTTAGTCATAAAGTAGCGAAAAGAGTATCATGTCCAGTTTTGATTGTT
It contains:
- the mtnA gene encoding S-methyl-5-thioribose-1-phosphate isomerase: MTIRAVEWQTDSIILLDQRLLPKKTEFITLRTIEAVWDSIFELKVRGAPAIGITASYGLALWASQATFDSVEEFKQKLNVQKDYLCSARPTAVNLFWALERLVSSIKNTDSIEQAQAQLVEEAIRIDREDEEVCRQIGEHAWTFLKDGDTVLTHCNAGGIATAKYGTALSPFYLGKERGLSLRAYATETRPVLQGARLTAWELQNLGVDVTLITDNMVAHTMKTKSINAVIVGADRVAANGDTANKIGTYGIAIIAQALGIPFYIAAPLSTIDLATRTGDDIEIEERHPDEIRQIQNEVIAPTDIPVFNPAFDVTPSHLITGIITEKGVVTGNYGEALQALFT
- a CDS encoding methylthioribulose 1-phosphate dehydratase, producing MKQQWKEIADIKRELGQRQWFPGTSGNLSIKVSDDPLTCLVSVSGKDKYKETNEDFVLVDEEGQSIDSTLKPSAETVIHLEVYKKTTAQCSLHVHTVENNVISELYASKGAVTFNNQELIKAFGIWDEDGEIVIPIVENIHDLPKLANEIKEVITPETKAVLIRNHGITAWGDSAFEAKRHLEACEFLFSYHLTLMQAKANFK
- a CDS encoding 2,3-diketo-5-methylthiopentyl-1-phosphate enolase; this translates as MGQVIATYRVADSKNLEKKAQSIAIGLTVGSWTDLPLVLKEQMKKHKGTVVSTTETASGHGEIKISYPSANYTNDLPAILTTTFGKLSLDGKIKLIDLELSDDLKSTYPGPQFGIDGIRSMLDSHERPLLMSIFKGVIGRDLSYLQEQMKEQGLGGVDVVKDDEILFENELTPLTDRVKVCKEALRQSYEQTGKRTLYAVNITGRTYSIVDQAKRAVEAGADALLFNVFSYGLDVLQALAEEKEIHVPIMAHPAMSGAFISSPEYGFSPALLLGKLLRVVGADFVLFPSPYGSVAMEKEATLGIAKNLTRADGHFKTAFPVPSAGIHPGLVPQLFADFGVDSIINAGGGIHGHPDGTAAGAKAFVAAIEGTLRNESLEDTAKGSEELAKALNIWGVGK
- a CDS encoding cupin domain-containing protein; protein product: MAVIKVRNSGEVIEGVEKVGAFLESQGVLYEHWDMGKLPTPLKEKFTLSDEEKQEILTAFDPEIRSLAERRNYGNWDIVALSDATPNLEDLLKKFEQVHTHTDDEVRAITAGHGIFIVKGNDNLGYFDIELEAGDVISVPEHTPHFFTLMDDRQVVAVRLFIDTDGWVAHPYEEKEHQV
- a CDS encoding DedA family protein, producing the protein MELFEYFLSNYGYLAIILILLGGIVGLPIPDEVLLTFIGFYIYKGKLTFMLSFLSASIGAIGGISLSYYLGARLGLPFLLKYGPKIKITYKRISFVQEKFQKYGPVLLFIGFFIPGIRHVTGYVAGISRYNFKRFALYAYSGALLWVNAFLILGHELGYRWYVIEGYIVKYSLYGIVLLCLFIVGFWWYIKWKKPKA
- a CDS encoding 2-hydroxy-3-keto-5-methylthiopentenyl-1-phosphate phosphatase produces the protein MPKHSTYGELENKEIVIFCDFDGTITNNDNIIEIMKKFAPPEWLLIVEEILAKKKSLQDGVGEMFALLPTSQKDDIINFTLEQAEIRNGFEDFVQFTSDKGIELNVVSGGIDFFVEPLLEKYPLPIYCNEANFSSDTIKIEWPHPCDEYCQNECGCCKPSIIRKLSKGKFRIVIGDSISDLQAAKQADLVIARDYLLAECKQLQLPYQPFESFYDVIDILKQIEVTS
- a CDS encoding universal stress protein gives rise to the protein MFTKILLAADGSEHSIIAAEKAISIAKGNEQAKITVLYVVDGHTSKADVLRNWDALGIKENRKAKLKKIEVQANKENVPFEVKIIRGEPGPSIVKYANENHFDLVVIGSRGLNALQEMVLGSVSHKVAKRVSCPVLIVK
- the mtnK gene encoding S-methyl-5-thioribose kinase, with the translated sequence MKREYKEYQPLTEETAVSLLQSIGLFAETDSVFCQEIGDGNLNLVFRVSHQESNHSYIIKQALPYAKVVGTSWPLTLDRARIESEALEKAYSLLPQFVPKVHYSNDEQAVTVMDDLSHLVIMRKGLIQGNHYPNVAKDIGLYLAHTLFFTSDFGMDQQEKKQLQATFANPELCKITEDLVFTDPYFDHDTNDFPESLRPFIADVIWSDRDLLKEVALLKHTFLTHSEALIHGDLHTGSIFSSTEETKVIDPEFAFVGPIGFDLGAFIANICLNYVSQIGHASHQEPLTSYRHYLLTLLEDVWGTFESEFHSLWETHGTDPLFQEKEFRQAFLAQVFADAIGFAGCKIIRRVIGLAHVEDIESIPEEQIKEQVKKQALRLGKQLILTRHEIDSMKNVIKVVKEA